The DNA sequence GAAAGCTTTAATATTTTAAAGTATACAAGCTTTTCCACAATAGTTTTGAAAATTGATTATCCCTTTGAAAAAACTTTTTCCCCTAATTTTGACGATTTTTCAAACGACCATTACGAAATATTAAAGCACTACGCTATTGACTTGGAGCAATTTTATTTTATCGAAGACTTTATTGTCTGCATAAAAAATAACGATGAAATTATTTTTATCATTTGCTCTATGGAGAAAAGCGCAAAGAAAACCAATGCGGTTATTATGAACTTTTTAAGAGATTTGAATGAAAGCTTTTATACTCATACCAATTTGGAATTTCTTGCAGGCGTAAGCCAGATAAAAAGCAGTCTTGATTCTATTTATACCTGCTATAAGCAGTCCTTAGATGCTGTAGAATACGGCTTTTACCGTCTTAACGAAGCCTTTTTCTTTTATGACGGCAATTCTTTATCAAAGGAAATTATCCACGAAAATAACTATATAACAGGTATAGACTCGGCTATCGAGCTTAATGATACTCAGCAGATAACAACAAGTATCCTTATAGTGCTTGAACGCCTTGCAAAGTTTAATATGTCAATAAAAAATTATACCGATATAGTAGAGCTGATTCTTTACAGAATTATGTTTTTATCCTCAAAACGCGGATACAAATTTTCTTTGGGAAACGCAAACGGTCTTAATATCCTTAAATGTATTTCAAAGCTTTACAGAATTGACAAAATGAAAAATGCTCTGAGCTTATTTTTGAATTCTGTTTTGAAATGCAACACTTCTAATACTTTAAAAAACAACGAAACTGTAAATCAGATAAAAAAATTCATTTACGAAAATTTCAGCTCCCCCATAACGCTTACCTCAATAGCGGAGCATGTGCATTTGAATCCAAACTATCTTTCAGGCATATTCAAAGCGCAGACGGGAGAAAACCTCTATTCTTTTATGACAAATGTCAGAATGATTGAAGCCAAAAGGCTGCTTTCGGAAACAGATATGAGCATTTCCGATATTGCAACAGCTTGTGGATATTTAGAGCTTATTTCCTTCAGCAGAGCCTTTAAAAGAGCTTGCGGAGTTTCCCCCGGAAGCTATCGAAAAAAAGGTTAGTAAAAAACTGAGATTTTGTTTAATAACACCTTAAGTTTTTGCATTGATTATAAACAAAAAATGTGGTACTATTTTAATGTGGTTTAGTGTTTGTGCTAAATATTAATTCGTTTTATTGATGTTTTTAAGTATTTTGTACTTAAGCATATAAAGAAAAGGAGAGAAAAACATATGAAAAAAATCAGTTCCATACTTGCCTTGTTGCTATGTATGTCTATGCTTCTTACCGCTTGCGGCGGCGGTCCTGCAATAGATGATGTAAGCGGAATCGGCTACGGTGGCGACGATGTGTATGGTGAAAACAGCTTAGGCGGCATTAACGGAGGTAACGGCGGAAACGGCGGCGGAAATAATACCGACGGAAACGGAAGCCAGGTAACTTCAAAATTCGGAGTTAAATCAAGAAAACAGCTTCCCGATTACATTAAAGATTTACCCGAAACCTCTGAGCTCAAGATGTTTGTTACAGTTAGACCTAACGAAGTAGAACAAAAAGCTAAGCTTGAACTCTTCAAGACAATGACAGGAAAAACCTTTACTTTTAAATATGATGTTGCTACAGACTGGAATACTTATTCCGAAGAATTGGCAACTCTTGTTTCTTCAAACTCTGCACCTGACAGCTACAGCGTAGATATCACTCAGGCTGCATTCGTAATGGGTAAAGGCGTTTTTGAAGATATATCAAATTACATAGACGCTACTGACCCTCTGTGGATTGAAACAACTCAAAATCCCAATGATGTATATACAAAGTATAAGGGAACAAGATATGCAGTATGCACAAGCACAAGTGTTATCTCTAACGGTCTTCTTTATAATAAGAAGCTTACTGATGCTGCAGTTGCTAAATCAGGCGGCACTCTTCAGGACCCTGTTACAATGTTCTATAACAACAAATGGGATTGGAACGCTTTCGGAAAATTCGTAGAGCTTATCACAGTTCCCGGAAACCCCGAACCCTCAGTTTACGGCGCTTCTATCAACTGGGCTTTCCTTGTTACCTGGATAGGTTCAACAGGTATCGACATTATTAAAATGGACGACAACAGCAAGCTTGTTTCCAATATCAGTGATAAGAATGTTTTACGTACCTATGAGTACATTCAGAGCTTAACTGCTAAGGGCTGTCTTGACAGACTTACCTGGGATAATATTCCTAACCGCTTCTCTTCAAATAAGATAGGCTTTATCAGCGGACACGTATGGGATTACAATACTCCTGCATATCTCCCCTTGAAGCAGGCAGGAACAATTCAGTTTGTTCCCTATCCTAAGGATCCTGAGGCTGATAAATATTATCACAATGCCAATACAAACTTCTTTGCTATTCCTAAGGGCGCTAAAAACCCCTACGGTATAGCTGCTTGGGAATATCTTGGCAGATATATGCACTATAATGAGAATGAGAACTTCGTAAAAGCTCAGAAGGATATGTATGCAACAACTTACGGCTGGACAGACCAGGATTATCAGTATTATATAAAGGATATTGATAAAAAGGTTACTCCTATTACCTTTATCGGAAACAGACTTACAGACTTTGATGATAAAAGATTTACAGAAGGTCTTGTAAATACAGCTCTCGGTACTCCTGCAAGTATTATTAACGAAGTTAAATCAGCTCACATTTCCGCTGTTGATAAATTTAACAGAAGTTAATAAGATTAATTTGTTATTTTAATTGTCCGGAGCAACAGCTTTGTTCAATTATTATATATTATTAATAATGCCTAACGGCATAAAAAATTAAAAAAGGAGAATGAAAATGAAAACAGCAAAAAAACTTTTGTGTTTGCTTATGACTGTAGCAATGCTTGTTTCTGTAATTGCTATAGCTCCTACAGTAAACGCAGCAAAAGGCCCTAACGGTTTAGTAGTTCTTGAGCCCGGCCTTGCTGATGATGGCTATACCCTCGATATAGGCAACTGGGTAGGCGGAACAGCTTTCTCTGCTATTCCCACAGCAAGCAACGGTTTCCCACTTGTTTGGGTTCCCGCCGGAGATGCCTTCAGCAACACTGATCCGGAAGATTATACACAGGGCACAAACAAATTTGAAGTTCCCGGATTCTTTACTGATACGGTAATGTTGAGAGCTCCTTATTCAAGCGGCGGTCCGAGATACGTTGATTACAACGTTGTAGGCGGCTCCTACATCGGCTTCCTTTCTTACTACAGAAACAATTACAGCCCCTCTACTCTTTACAAAATGTGGTTCCAAAACGCTAATAACACCAAGGGTGTTAGAGTTATGTACTCCACAGATAACGGCGCTACTTGGGAAGGTCCCCTATCTCATTCTGCGCTCTTTGAGTTTACAAGAACTTCCACAAAAAATGCAGCTCCGGGAAGTCAGGATGTAACCTCTCAGCTTAATACAATTGCTAGCTACGTTTTAAATAACAAAACTGCTACAGGAGCTATGTCCTACTTCTATGATTACATAGGTATGTGTCATTCTTACCAAATTCCTGAAGACGCAACAATGGTAAGATACATATTCCCCGAAGAAGATCTGCTCCTTACTGATGTTAGCTGGGGAGTTTCATACGGCTTCTTCTATGGCGGCGCTGCAGCTTCTGCAACACCTATCTCCAATAAAAACTATGTGTTCGAGGGTACAACTGAAATCCCCTCAGAGCCCGATCCCGAGCCCGATCCCGAGCCCGAACCCGAGCCTGAATTACCTCCCGAAGCTGATAAGGATATCTTCTATCCCGGTACAGCTGACGACCTCACAGGCAATGCCTACGGCAGCACACTCTACGGTAAGGCTAACTATTCAGACTACAATGTTGGTTATTTCACATCAATATGGGATTTCTTAACAGGTATGGATATCCCTAATGTTGTTGGTAACACCAGATATTCCGAAACTGCTCAATTCTTAGGCTATAACGGTGCTACTCCCGAGGCGCTTGACAACGCAGAGAGAAGCCTTACATACAATGTTGTCGGCGACACTTATTTTGGCCTTGACTTCTACAGCGGTACTGCAGAAGTTGATTCCTTAATAGATATGATATATGACAGATATGATACAGGCTGGCAGCTTTGGATTTCTTCCGATAACGGCGAAACCTATGAGAAAATCAATCCCTATGATTACTATCTAAATAAAATGGGTAGAATAGTAGTCATCGATGGGGCACAAAAAGACATTCCTGTTACAAACGCTGATTGTTGGTTTGGCCAAGGCGGTCACCTCGGTCTCCTTGACTTCCTTGTAAAGAACAAGCATTTACAACAGCCCGGCATGAGCCTTGGTGAAGCAGGTGTTGGTGCTTCTCACTTCTCAGTTGGTAAGGCTTACTACTTACCCGAAGGTACTACAAATGCAAAAATCGTATTCCCCTCTTTCTCTTTTGTAGGCAACGGCGATGCTGTTTGGAACGTTGCTCTTACAGGTGTTAAATCCTCTTTAACTCCTATCACTGCTGATAGCACAGGAACAATGGCTACAGCTGACGGCGTAACTCTTCCCGAGTATGACAATACCATTGCTTTAGATACCTTCAATAAAGCAACAGGCGCAGCAGTTGCTGCAGCAGGCTCTGCTAACGTTAACTATTCTTATAATGACTCTGCTGTTTATGTTAACGTTGAAACAGATGCTGATATCGTTGATTTCTACTACATCAACAACATCAACTTCCTCCAGAACATAACAGGTAACACAGTATTTGATTTATTCAACATTCCTGCTAACGTTGACGGCGATATTTCCAGCGCTATCGGAAAGGTTTCCTACAACAAAACAACAGGTGAATTCACAACAGGCAATATGGGCGGCGTATTCTCTGCTGACGATGCTAAATATGCTAAGGCTACAGAGACAGGCGTATCCTTTATTGTTCCCCGTTCCACAGTTTGCGATAAATTCTTATTCCACGTTGCAGCTTACAACGAAGGCGACAGCACAATGCTTTCTACAGGAAGCATCAACGGCGGTAGCCTTGCAGGCTTCAAGACCTTGAACTTTGCTGATGTTTCTTCCAAGTATACATTTGCAGACGGTAAGGTTAACAACATTAAGTACGGCACAACCGTAAACAACTTTATCATGGGCAACGGAGAGTCTGTAGCTCTTTACAACATCGACGGAAAAGCTCTTGCTTCCAACGAGATATTGAGAACAGGTACTTATGCAGTTGTTAACGGCAACAGATATGACATTATTCTCGAAAACGACGTAAACGGCGATGCTGATTTCAACGTTCTTGACCTTGTTACAGTAAGAAATTACCTCTTGAACGTTACTGACTTAGCTCCTGCTTCCAAGAAAGCTGCAGGCGCTGATGAAATTACAATCGTTGAGCTTCTTTCACTTAAGGATGATATCCTTGCAGGAAAGACATTTGAGACAGAAGAAGCTTACTCTCCCAAATACATTTCTTTAGACGGCGAATATTCAATTAAGAATACTGCTTCTGCTCAGGCTATCAAAGATTACCTTGCTACTGCATTGACTGTTGAAGGCTTTATCAGCGCTACAACAGTTGGTACTCTTGAGCCCGGTGTTGACCCCACATTCGAAGCAGACCTTAACACTGTTTTAACAACAGGTGCTAAGCTTATCGCTCGCGCAGGCTTTGTTTGGGGAGCAGGTCTTGATATGAATATTCACTTTGCAAACTGCTTTAAGTGGGCTGATTATGTTCACAGAATCGATTCAAGAATTCTTCTTGAGGCTTGTATCTTTGAATCAATTGCTCAAACAACAGCAGAAAGAACAATGATTCCTGCATATGTATTTGAAGCATTTGATCTTCCCGTTGAAACAAGAGCTTTCGATTACTGGAGCATTATTAACTATAATTATGAAAATAAATGGGGAGACACTGTTTCAGTTCCCAACTTAGTAGAAACAGAAGCTCAGATGTGGTTCTACTACTTAGCTACACAGTATATTGATGCTGGCTTTGATGTTATCAATCTTGGTCAGGTAGCTATGTCCTTCGAGGAGGATGACGGTACAGTTCTTAACGAACTTCTCACAATGATAAGAGAATACGCTGCTGAAAACGGAAGAAACAACAACGTTCTTATTACAGGACATAACAAATACAATATATCCAAGTTCATTCTTAAAGACGGCAATTTATTATTCGACTTTGATACATTCCCCTCTCGTATTTACGACGGTGACGGAGAATATGCAATAGAAGCTAACGGATATATGCCTTGTACCTTGAAGGCAGGATACTTAGATTCTATCTATCAAAGAACTTCTGGCGGAAAACATCCTCAGGGTTACAATGTATCCGAAAACTTCTATGTAGTTGAAATCGACAACTTTGAAAATAACCATCCCGGTGATCCTACTCCTGCAACTCATTATCCTTGGGGTTATGATGAAATCACATGGTTTGCTTTACAGCCCAAAGAAGGACAAACTAAATTCCTTAACCATATGATTAACTCTTTGAAGCTAACTGATCCCGGCACAGGATATATCTCTCTTCCCGGACGTCGTACTGCTACACGTACTATAAACGGCGAGACTGAATACCACTTCAACGCTTCCTCTTTAGTTAAGAATGGTCAAGCACTTGAAAGTGTTTACAGAGATGTTTATTCAAAACAAATTTCAGCTTAACCTTATTTATTAAAAATCTAATTTAGATTTTAGCAAGGGTGTAGGGCTCTTCCCTGCACCCTTGCATTTAAACTATGGCAACTATTATTTTTACTTCTCCATTGTAATAATGATTATCGAATGTCGAGAAATTGACCCAATTTCTCGACAAAGCCTATGAAAATCGGCTTATCAAAACGCAAAAAAGCGTTTTGATAAACAACAATCTTTATAAGAAAGGAATTTTCTTATGCACAATAAATTCAAAACTAAAGCCCTATCCGTTTTGACTGCTTTATTGTTACTTAGCTCTGTGTTTACTCTATTGCTGCCTTCCTCTGTTATTGTTGCAGAAGAAGAGCAACAACCTATCAGGCCCGGAATGTTTGAGGTTTTCAAGTCAGAAAATTATATTACAGGTCAAACAGGTCTTGGCGGAAAATTCTCCAATATTGATCATTTTGTGTCTATGTCCATGTTCTTTGGAAGTTATATTAAGCAGATAGATGTTAACTATTGGGCAAGCTCCTCTCGTGCTACCGTTCCTTATGGCATTAGAGCAATTGACGGTAATCAGAGCATTACATACCCTGTAAGAGATAACACCTATTTTGCTTTTAATACTATTACAGGTACTAACTACAAAATAGGCAGCCTTACAAACCTCATTTATAACACTGAGGGCACAGGCTGGCATCTACAGGTTTCCTACGATAACGGAAAAAACTTTGAAAATATCAATTATGATAATATCTATCAGGCTCAAGCATATAACTGGACTGATGCAAATAAAAGTCCTACTAAAGACAACAGCTTTAATATTCTCGATTATTTAGCTACTTATTCTTCGGAGCCTGATTATAAAATTCCTGTTCCCGATTGTGACAAGTACTGTCTTGTTACTCACGTTTATAAAATTCCCGCTTTTGTTACTCACGTAAGAATTATGTTCCCTAAATATACTGCTATTGAACAATACGATTCTGTTACCAACCAGCAATACGCAGGTCTTTGGTCTCAGTCTCTTTCTTCAATTAAGCTTTCCAGAACGAAAATTGATTCTACTTCAAAAGGCGATACTGCTGTAAAAAACTACTACGAAGACCCTTGCTACAGCGTTAAATCTTCTCAAAAAGAATCTTTTGTCTTCTCAAAAGACATTTTATATATCAATGATGAAATCGTAACCGATTTTTCATTATCCAACATTGAAAAAGCCTTTGATACCACTATGTCAAAGGTACAATTCTACGATTCTTCCGATAATCTTATTACTAATTATTCCACTTTGATTGACGAAACAATGAAGGTTAAATTCGTTGCACACGGATATACAGGTACTGTGGCAGGTCTTGTTGCAGGTGATGTTATTAACGAATATACAGTTAAAATCAGCGAATTGAAGGAGCCTGAATTTGTTTTAAAGGACAATCTGGCTCATATTGAAATTACTGACAATAATATTGTTATAAAACAAAAGTCTGACGAAGAAGATATCACATACGAAGATTTCAAAAACTACTATAATATTTCCTACGGCGATATTCTCTTCTATGAAATGGACGGAACTCCCATCACTGACCTTGACGCTATTGTTTCTCCGCAATGTATCGCAAAATTTGTCACAAAAGATTGTCCCGGTCAGGTAGACGGCGTAGTTAAGAGTACCTGTAATCTTTCCTTGGTATTAGATCCAATATATATTGATTTCCCCGAAACCGAGACTGATTCCAAGCTTATTTTAAAGCCCGGTATTGCAGACCGTTTTATTCCTGTAGTTAACCCCACTACCGGCGTTTCCTTCTCTTCCTATGCAACCTTTGAAAACGGTGCGGCACTTAGCTTAGTAAATATCGGTCCAGATACACTTGCTTGGTTTGATACTCAAAAGGTTGTTTTCGGCAAAGAAGCTACCGGTATGGTTCACTATAACGCAGTTGCTCCTTGGGATATAGAGCCTGCTTTGGTTTATAAGGTTCAGCCTGAAACCTATGTGGGTGCCGTATTCATTGTCGGAAGTAACCTTACCACTGCTAAGGATGCTTTGGACTCTATAGAAGACGTCCAGTTCCTTGCTTCTAAGGACGGCGACATTTGGGTAGACCTTGGCGACCCCTATAAAGGCTGTATTTCCACTACCAACAACCTCTATTTAGGTGATATTAAAAGAGCATTGAAAGCGTCCTACGATGACGGAAAAGGTAACAACCACTTCAGTGGCTGGTCTCAGGTGCTTTTCTCATCATATATACCCGAAGGCTATACCTATTTTAAGATTAAGATGCCCAACAACCTTCTTCAGAGAGAGCTTATTGGTTCATATAGGTTCAAGGATGCTGCCAACGGAGATTATTCTCTTGACGATAGCGTTTTATACACCTGGTGTTCAATTCACGGCGCATGGTGTTCTCCCACTCATGAGTTCCTTAACAGTGGAGAAGGCGCTATTGTAGCTACCAATGACGGCGTTGTTTTCCAATATGGCTTTAACCTTGCACTTGTCAAGGCTTCTTCAACCCCAATCACCTGTACTCCCGAAGGCGATTTAGTTGCAGGTGATCCCGAATACTCTAACAACTACGATGCTTCTGAATTTATAATTAAAGACAATAAAATAAGCGTTTTAGGCGATATTTTAAACGTTCGTAATTTCGGTGATGAAAAGACAACCTATCAGGAAATTTTAGACAGAATTGAGCTTCGCTTCGCACAGGCTAAGTTCTATACAGACGACACTCTTTCCGTAGAGATTACAGACCTTTCAAAGCCTGCTGAAAACACAGCTTATCTTTGCATCACTGCTCATAAAAACAAGGTTATTCAGTATTATCCCGAGGGCAAGGTTTTAGGTCTTTTCAAGGTTTCTCCCGTTAAAGTAACAGACGTTCCCTCTGTTGTTGAAAATGGTAATTTATATACAATTGACCACGAGCAAAAAACCATAACTTTCTTCTACTATATGGATGAGAGCGCTCCTACCTATGCAACTGTCAAAAATACACTTAAGGGTAAAGAGGCTCAGTTCAGATTTGAGACACTTGCCGGCGAATACGTTGACATTAACCTTGACGGTACCTCAAACTATGCAAATGTTTTAATATGTGCATATAACTGCGAAGGCTTTAACAACGGCGATGTATTTACAAAGTATACACTGTTATTTGAGCCCGTTCTTAAAGATGTTTCTGTTTCAAGTCTTGATGAATCAAAAGTTGAAATTGATAACATCGACAATGTGCTTGTTATTCACTCAGATTCATTTACAATCGGTGATATTGACAAGCTTCTCAAAAAGAACAACTGTACTGTAATGTTCTCTATGCTACAGGCTGACGGTTCTTTTGAAACTATTCTCGATTACTCAACTCTTGCCAATACTGACGTTTATGTTGACTTGTTCTCAACTGTTGACTCAAGAACCTATTCCTATCCCTTAACCTTCGATGTTCCTCAGAATGAAGAAGACACTATAAAGGTTCTTAACGTTCCTGAGCTTGAAACATTATCTATTGATGATTTCTCAGCAGTTGTATCCCTTATTACAGAATACAACAAATACTATTATCAATATGATGAAAACCAGAGAGCTTATTATGAGAATGCTATCAATCTTTTGAAAACAAAAATGGACAACCTTTTTGTTGCTCAGCAGATTGCAGAGCTTACAGCGGGACTTCCCACTACTCTTACCTCTGCTAACATCAACACTGTTCTTCTTATAGAGAAGAGCTATGCTTCACTTTTCTCCGAAGTAAGAGATACTCTTGACAGCTCTATAACAGACCAAATTGCTAATTTCAAAGAACAGGTTGGCGCTATTATCCAATCCGATAACGGCGTTAAGGTTTCCGGACTTAAATGGAATATCCGTATAAAAGTTAAAGGCTTATCCACTAAGGATGAAGCTTTTGCAAGAGTTAATCCCAAGGTTTCCGGTACAAATCTTCTTTCTCTGTTTGAAATTGAGTTCTATGACATTTTAAACAATCAAAAATTTGCTCTTGAGGAAGACAAGGTTATTACTATTTCTCTTCCTGTAAAGGATTTTGAAGGTTATGAAAATCTTTTAGGTCTTTACGAAAGAACTGACGGTAAGGTTTCTTACCTCCAGTCAACCTTAGAGGGTGACTATATCTCCTTCAAGGTTAAGCCCTTTAACAGCGTTGGTGTTGTTGGCTCTGAGCCCTTCCCCGTTTTAATCGTTGTTTTAGCTTCTATCGGCGGTCTTATCGTTCTTGCAGGAATTGCAGTAGGCGTTATCTTCTTTGTTAAAAACAAAAATAAAGTTAAGGGAGGTACAGAGGAATGATTAAACATAAAAGATTTTTAGCATTTCTTTTACCCATTCTCATTGTTAGTGCTATTATTATCCCTCATATCGACCTGGAAAACGTAAGTGCTCAAGAACAGACCGACAATTTTGTCAATGTTAAAGATTTTGGTGCCAAAGGTAACGGCTTGGTTGACGAAACAGATGCTATTATAGCCGCTATCAACAGCGTTAAGGACACAGGCGGTACTGTTTTCTTCCCTTCAGGTGTTTACAGAATTACTTTGGGTAACATATTTGTTCCTTCGGGAGTATCAATTGTCGGTACTCTCGGAGCAACAACAGGTCCTTGGCAAAACTATCTGGATGCTCAGGATAAAACAAAGGTAAACCACGGCTTTGTTGTCGGCTCTGCCAGCACCTTTATAAAAGTTTCTATGCTTAAAGGCTCCTGGATTGTTGCTGCTCACGGAGAAGGCGAAGCTGATGCTGATGCTACCTTCTATCTTGACGGAAATACAAGCTTCTCAAAAATCGGCTTTGTTTCCCTCTTTGCATCTCCCCTTATAAACTCAACCTTTGCTTCTCCTCCCCACATTGCTGTTGATACCTCTAAAATGACCGATAAAAAAGGTCCTATAAATATTACCGATGTATCCCTCTCCAACTGCTATACAGGTATAGCTGTTACTCAGGGCGACGGTGTTGACACCTTCAATTTGGGCGAAGATAAGCAACCCGTATCCATCGGTAAAGTAACCATTAAGAATGTTATGGGTTCTCCTATGCATACAGGTATTTTGGTTAAAGGTATTGCAAGTAAGGTTGCTATTGAAAATGTTCAATTTAACTATGCTACTTACAACACAAAATATGTTGAAGAAAGAACATTATACGCTCACGATATAGTTCTTGCCGCTGCTTCTGATGTAACTGTTGACAGAGTTCT is a window from the Oscillospiraceae bacterium genome containing:
- a CDS encoding helix-turn-helix domain-containing protein, which codes for MKIILYKFPSKAISDKICENLNKDFDVLNISVFSEVFLSDIFNKENCLIMVYVDETKMKAFYEITNLMKFYNDVIVVAISKKFTSSTIRECFLKGAYDCIETDWNIDYSEIVKSFEEKKTRNRFVDLLKLEKNNSYIERLFLDIIENKGNESNFQTRAESFNILKYTSFSTIVLKIDYPFEKTFSPNFDDFSNDHYEILKHYAIDLEQFYFIEDFIVCIKNNDEIIFIICSMEKSAKKTNAVIMNFLRDLNESFYTHTNLEFLAGVSQIKSSLDSIYTCYKQSLDAVEYGFYRLNEAFFFYDGNSLSKEIIHENNYITGIDSAIELNDTQQITTSILIVLERLAKFNMSIKNYTDIVELILYRIMFLSSKRGYKFSLGNANGLNILKCISKLYRIDKMKNALSLFLNSVLKCNTSNTLKNNETVNQIKKFIYENFSSPITLTSIAEHVHLNPNYLSGIFKAQTGENLYSFMTNVRMIEAKRLLSETDMSISDIATACGYLELISFSRAFKRACGVSPGSYRKKG